One stretch of Aeromicrobium fastidiosum DNA includes these proteins:
- a CDS encoding glycerophosphodiester phosphodiesterase codes for MSSRPTAVLVSAHRGGAGDERSAENTLAAFEAAIAMGCDYVEFDVRLTADGVPVVFHDDEVADGSQHRSIAGHRLDDFTGVVLVTLDEVLDVVRGRVKAHVDLKVPGGEIELVSHLVDVLGSDQLIITTAEDSSVRQIVAWSHRHAPGLLVGLSSSPRSWTSPWQRRIARWQAAFPRTRIRRSHANLVVSHKALARVSLRAYARRRRLPLLVWTVDRPDELDRWMNDPDAWMVTTNHPARAIAARRGGTT; via the coding sequence ATGTCCTCGCGCCCGACCGCGGTGCTGGTCTCGGCCCACCGCGGCGGTGCGGGCGACGAGCGCAGCGCCGAGAACACCCTGGCGGCGTTCGAGGCAGCCATCGCGATGGGCTGCGACTACGTCGAGTTCGACGTCCGCCTCACCGCGGACGGCGTCCCGGTCGTCTTCCACGACGACGAGGTCGCCGACGGGTCGCAGCACCGCTCGATCGCGGGTCACCGGCTCGACGACTTCACCGGCGTCGTCCTGGTGACGCTCGACGAGGTGCTCGACGTCGTCCGCGGTCGCGTCAAGGCGCACGTCGACCTGAAGGTGCCCGGCGGCGAGATCGAGCTGGTGTCGCACCTGGTCGACGTCCTGGGCAGCGACCAGCTCATCATCACGACGGCCGAGGACTCGTCGGTGCGGCAGATCGTCGCGTGGTCGCACCGGCACGCCCCCGGGCTCCTGGTCGGTCTGTCGTCGAGCCCCCGTTCCTGGACGAGCCCCTGGCAGCGACGGATCGCCCGGTGGCAGGCGGCGTTCCCGCGCACCCGCATCCGGCGCAGCCACGCCAACCTCGTCGTCTCGCACAAGGCGCTGGCCCGGGTCAGCCTGCGCGCCTACGCCCGACGCCGACGGCTCCCGCTGCTGGTGTGGACCGTCGACCGCCCCGACGAGCTCGACCGGTGGATGAACGACCCCGACGCGTGGATGGTGACGACCAACCATCCGGCCCGGGCGATCGCGGCCCGTCGCGGCGGCACCACCTGA
- a CDS encoding glycoside hydrolase domain-containing protein yields MRLPSRPALHLSVVGLATGLLASVLLATPASAASPQAPGGFTGHGFDTCVAPDQATMDTWNLTSPFSAVGIYISGDSRFCGDAAQPNLSPAWVAQNARNGWRFLPIHVGRQAPCFVNNPASKVPKSVMSRSARTARQEARSEADQAVAALKRYGFGKHSVSYLDIEYYTRTASCDRIVLEFVDAWTERLHQKGYKSGLYGSGSAAIQAVDEARRTKRRGFTEPDQMWLAWGNGKANTNGGPYLSRQGWKRQRLHQYELDVRVSHGGASLLIDRNFLDVGKGSKAGKESTPCGTTQTFTRYSTLKVGSKGKQVKALECLLRRQGVLSSVDQHFGIGTARAVDAFRARLGLAPAGNANRVTWTALLSQGRNPVVLKQGSVGPSVYRLQRSLVAAGASLKVTGVYDGGTIRAVRAYRAARGLPQYPTVEASVWAELQRGQII; encoded by the coding sequence ATGCGTCTGCCGTCCCGTCCTGCCCTGCACCTGTCCGTCGTCGGTCTCGCGACCGGCCTGCTCGCGTCCGTCCTGCTGGCCACGCCCGCCTCGGCGGCCTCGCCGCAGGCCCCCGGCGGCTTCACGGGGCACGGCTTCGACACGTGCGTGGCCCCCGACCAGGCGACGATGGACACCTGGAACCTGACGTCGCCGTTCAGCGCCGTCGGCATCTACATCTCCGGCGACTCCCGCTTCTGCGGCGACGCGGCGCAGCCCAACCTGTCCCCCGCGTGGGTCGCTCAGAACGCCCGCAACGGATGGCGCTTCCTGCCCATCCACGTGGGTCGCCAGGCACCGTGCTTCGTCAACAACCCGGCGAGCAAGGTGCCGAAGTCGGTCATGTCGCGCAGCGCGCGCACGGCTCGGCAGGAGGCTCGCAGCGAGGCCGACCAGGCCGTCGCGGCGCTGAAGCGCTACGGCTTCGGCAAGCACAGCGTGTCGTACCTCGACATCGAGTACTACACGCGCACCGCGTCGTGCGACCGCATCGTGCTGGAGTTCGTCGACGCGTGGACCGAGCGCCTGCACCAGAAGGGCTACAAGTCGGGCCTCTACGGCAGTGGCTCGGCCGCGATCCAGGCCGTCGACGAGGCCCGCCGCACCAAGCGTCGCGGATTCACCGAGCCCGACCAGATGTGGCTCGCGTGGGGCAACGGCAAGGCCAACACCAACGGTGGCCCCTACCTGTCGCGGCAGGGCTGGAAGCGCCAGCGCCTGCACCAGTACGAGCTCGACGTGCGCGTCTCCCACGGCGGCGCCTCGCTGCTGATCGACCGGAACTTCCTCGACGTCGGCAAGGGCTCGAAGGCCGGCAAGGAATCGACGCCGTGCGGCACGACCCAGACGTTCACGCGCTACTCGACGCTCAAGGTCGGCTCGAAGGGCAAGCAGGTCAAGGCGCTGGAGTGCCTGCTGCGCCGTCAGGGCGTCCTGTCGTCGGTCGACCAGCACTTCGGCATCGGCACGGCCCGTGCGGTCGACGCCTTCCGCGCCCGGCTGGGCCTGGCTCCTGCCGGCAACGCCAACCGGGTGACGTGGACCGCGCTGCTCTCGCAGGGCCGTAACCCCGTCGTCCTCAAGCAGGGTTCGGTCGGACCGTCGGTCTATCGTCTGCAGCGGTCGCTCGTGGCCGCTGGCGCGAGCCTGAAGGTCACGGGTGTCTACGACGGCGGCACGATCCGCGCGGTGCGGGCGTATCGCGCTGCGCGGGGTCTGCCTCAGTACCCGACCGTCGAGGCGTCGGTCTGGGCCGAGCTGCAGCGCGGCCAGATCATCTAG
- a CDS encoding glycoside hydrolase domain-containing protein yields the protein MRLVPRLTAKSSSPTTRLLITGLVTGLAASLLLSSPARAAGPEAPGSFTGQGFDACVAPSQSVMDTWNLTSPFSAIGIYVSGNSRYCGDRYQPNLTASWVARNAANGWRFMPIHVGRQSPCFKNNPSSRVQKKKMSTDVVTARAEAVAEAQETAAALAKYGFGPGSVSYLDIEWYARTAACDNLLLEYVDAWTEQLHAMGYQSGLYSSGSAGIKVVDEARLAGRPGMTFPDQMWNAWVNKKADTKGGPYLSDSGWIRQRIHQYHNGINVSYGGKTLNIDKNYLDVGQGSVPSPQSNPCGVAVTFRSYPTLKVGANRAEVAALECLLKKQGLVKKIDTSYGAGTARAVDRYRAKRGWSKSGVATRAVWTALLAQGSRPRVLKEGSVGEPVWRLQRSLTAAGLKPGLSGVYDARTVKAVQAYRKARKLPGYTTTESKVWGQLRRGKTA from the coding sequence ATGCGTCTGGTGCCCCGACTCACTGCGAAGTCGTCTTCCCCCACCACGCGGCTCCTGATCACCGGTCTCGTCACCGGCCTGGCCGCGTCCCTCCTCCTGTCCTCCCCTGCGCGCGCCGCGGGGCCCGAGGCACCCGGCAGCTTCACGGGCCAGGGATTCGACGCGTGCGTCGCGCCGAGCCAGTCGGTCATGGACACCTGGAACCTCACGTCGCCGTTCAGCGCGATCGGCATCTACGTGTCGGGCAACTCCCGCTACTGCGGCGACAGGTACCAGCCCAACCTCACGGCGTCCTGGGTCGCCCGCAACGCCGCCAACGGCTGGCGCTTCATGCCGATCCACGTCGGCCGCCAGTCGCCGTGCTTCAAGAACAACCCCAGCAGCCGCGTGCAGAAGAAGAAGATGTCGACCGACGTGGTGACGGCACGCGCCGAAGCCGTGGCCGAGGCGCAGGAGACAGCCGCCGCTCTGGCCAAGTACGGCTTCGGCCCCGGCAGCGTCTCGTACCTCGACATCGAGTGGTACGCCCGCACCGCCGCGTGCGACAACCTCCTGCTCGAGTACGTCGACGCCTGGACCGAGCAGCTGCACGCGATGGGCTACCAGTCGGGCCTCTACTCCAGCGGCTCGGCCGGCATCAAGGTCGTCGACGAGGCGCGGCTCGCGGGCCGCCCCGGCATGACGTTCCCCGACCAGATGTGGAACGCGTGGGTCAACAAGAAGGCCGACACCAAGGGCGGGCCGTACCTGTCCGACAGCGGGTGGATCCGCCAGCGCATCCACCAGTACCACAACGGCATCAACGTCTCGTACGGCGGAAAGACGCTCAACATCGACAAGAACTACCTCGACGTCGGTCAGGGATCCGTTCCGTCGCCGCAGTCGAACCCGTGCGGCGTGGCCGTCACGTTCAGGTCGTACCCGACGCTCAAGGTCGGCGCCAACCGCGCCGAGGTGGCGGCGCTGGAGTGCCTGCTCAAGAAGCAGGGCCTCGTCAAGAAGATCGACACGTCCTACGGGGCCGGCACGGCTCGCGCCGTCGACCGCTACCGGGCCAAGCGGGGCTGGAGCAAGAGCGGCGTCGCGACCCGTGCGGTGTGGACGGCACTGCTGGCGCAGGGATCACGCCCCCGCGTGCTCAAGGAGGGCTCGGTCGGCGAGCCCGTGTGGCGCCTGCAGCGATCGCTGACGGCCGCAGGCCTCAAGCCCGGCCTGTCGGGTGTCTACGACGCGCGGACGGTCAAGGCTGTCCAGGCGTACCGCAAGGCACGCAAGCTGCCGGGCTACACCACGACGGAGTCGAAGGTGTGGGGCCAGCTGCGTCGCGGCAAGACGGCCTGA
- a CDS encoding AMP-binding protein, which produces MTALPDATYLPDFLAARAAERPDAPCWVFGDRTWSWAQAWESVGQAAGALRADGVGRGDRVAVLDRNNPAVLQVLLGGCHVGAATTVVNWRLAGDELDYVINDCRAKVLFVGHRLLDQLELIRDRLEHVEKIVVVGGADDGFEAWLDGAAPIDRQDDVTPDDVCVVMYSSGTTGRPKGVQLTQAAMVAHSVNGAGDTTYADGDMLLVAMPMFHVGGTSYALLGPVKGVPGYIVSEVDATLMAGGIMAGCTHAFLVPAVVAALVAAGPEAMALFGRLKGVGYGAAPMPPPVLRAAMAAWPDTSFQQVYGMTEFGGVITTLEDDAHRDTAHPERLTSAGRPVPEAEMRIVDPTTLQDVPAGGSGEVWFRTPQATIGYIGRPDDTAALITDDGWVRTGDLGRVDDGGFLYIEDRLKDMIITGGENVYSPEVERVLAEHPAVAEIAIIGVPDDRWGETVKAVVAFRPGASASPDELIAFARERLAGYKAPSSIDVVEALPRNPSGKILKRELRKPYWGDSTRQV; this is translated from the coding sequence ATGACCGCGCTGCCCGACGCCACCTACCTTCCCGACTTCCTCGCGGCACGGGCCGCCGAGCGTCCCGACGCGCCGTGCTGGGTCTTCGGCGACCGCACGTGGAGCTGGGCGCAGGCATGGGAGTCGGTGGGGCAGGCGGCCGGCGCGCTCCGGGCCGACGGCGTGGGGCGCGGCGACCGGGTCGCGGTGCTCGACCGCAACAACCCCGCCGTGCTGCAGGTGCTGCTGGGTGGGTGCCACGTGGGCGCGGCCACGACGGTCGTCAACTGGCGGCTGGCCGGTGACGAGCTCGACTACGTCATCAACGACTGCCGCGCCAAGGTGCTGTTCGTCGGCCACCGCCTGCTCGACCAGCTGGAGCTGATCCGCGACCGGCTCGAGCACGTCGAGAAGATCGTCGTCGTGGGTGGCGCCGACGACGGCTTCGAGGCGTGGCTCGACGGGGCCGCCCCGATCGACCGGCAGGACGACGTGACGCCCGACGACGTGTGCGTCGTGATGTACAGCTCGGGGACCACGGGACGTCCGAAGGGCGTGCAGCTGACGCAGGCGGCGATGGTCGCGCACAGCGTCAACGGTGCCGGCGACACGACCTACGCCGACGGTGACATGCTGCTCGTCGCAATGCCGATGTTCCACGTCGGCGGCACGTCGTACGCGCTGCTCGGGCCCGTCAAGGGCGTGCCCGGCTACATCGTCAGCGAGGTCGACGCGACCCTCATGGCCGGCGGCATCATGGCCGGTTGCACCCACGCCTTCCTCGTCCCCGCCGTCGTCGCGGCGCTCGTGGCGGCAGGACCCGAGGCGATGGCCTTGTTCGGCCGGCTCAAGGGCGTCGGCTACGGCGCGGCACCCATGCCACCACCTGTGCTGAGGGCAGCCATGGCGGCGTGGCCCGACACGTCGTTCCAGCAGGTGTACGGGATGACCGAGTTCGGCGGCGTCATCACGACCCTCGAGGACGACGCGCACCGCGACACCGCGCATCCCGAGCGCCTGACCTCGGCCGGACGCCCCGTCCCGGAGGCCGAGATGCGCATCGTCGACCCCACGACGCTGCAGGACGTGCCCGCGGGAGGCTCCGGCGAGGTGTGGTTCCGCACGCCGCAGGCGACGATCGGCTACATCGGCCGTCCCGACGACACCGCCGCGCTCATCACGGACGACGGGTGGGTGCGGACCGGCGACCTCGGCCGCGTCGACGACGGCGGCTTCCTGTACATCGAGGACCGGCTCAAGGACATGATCATCACGGGTGGTGAGAACGTCTACTCCCCCGAGGTCGAGCGCGTCCTGGCCGAGCACCCCGCCGTCGCGGAGATCGCGATCATCGGCGTGCCCGACGACCGCTGGGGCGAGACCGTCAAGGCCGTCGTCGCGTTCCGTCCGGGCGCGAGCGCCTCGCCCGACGAGCTCATCGCCTTCGCGCGCGAACGGCTGGCCGGCTACAAGGCCCCGTCGTCGATCGACGTGGTCGAGGCGCTGCCGCGCAATCCCTCGGGCAAGATCCTCAAGCGCGAGCTGCGCAAGCCCTACTGGGGAGACAGCACCCGGCAGGTCTGA
- a CDS encoding SRPBCC family protein, protein MDSDSISVERTIPAAPEQIFALLSDAGKHQSFDGSGTVRGTREASRPLTLGTRFGMAMHQGFGYRTSNEVVEHEQDRRIAWQTTGLKGIVGGRIWRYELEPVEGGTLVRETWDVSRDKQKFFIKRSKIPAATERSMRTTLDRIAEALAR, encoded by the coding sequence ATGGACTCAGACAGCATCAGCGTGGAGCGCACGATCCCGGCGGCACCCGAGCAGATCTTCGCTCTGCTGTCCGACGCCGGCAAGCACCAGAGCTTCGACGGATCGGGCACGGTGCGAGGCACGCGCGAGGCATCGCGACCCCTGACGCTCGGCACCCGGTTCGGGATGGCGATGCACCAGGGATTCGGCTACCGGACGTCCAACGAGGTCGTCGAGCACGAGCAGGACCGGCGCATCGCATGGCAGACCACTGGCCTCAAGGGCATCGTCGGCGGACGCATCTGGCGCTACGAGCTCGAGCCGGTCGAGGGCGGCACGCTCGTCCGCGAGACGTGGGACGTCTCGCGCGACAAGCAGAAGTTCTTCATCAAGCGCAGCAAGATACCGGCCGCGACCGAGCGCAGCATGCGCACGACGCTCGACCGGATCGCGGAGGCCCTTGCGCGCTAG
- the purF gene encoding amidophosphoribosyltransferase, producing MPRGDGRLTHDLDPQDAGPQDACGVFGVWAPGEEVAKLTYFGLYALQHRGQESAGIAVSNGRQILVYKDMGLVSQVFDEATLESLKGEIAIGHARYSTTGSSVWHNAQPTFRPTAAGSVALGHNGNLTNTAELADLLAARDVESGRGSGKGETATSDTAVMASLLASYPDRSVEEAALEVLPQLRGAFSLVFMDEGTLYAARDPQGIRPLVLGRLDRGWVVASETAALDIVGASFIREIQPGEFIAIDENGLRTERFATAEPKGCIFEYVYLARPDTTIADQRVFSVRAEIGRRLAREFPVEADLVIPVPESGTPAAIGYAEESGIPFGHGLVKNSYVGRTFIQPSQTLRQLGIRLKLNPLRDVIAGKRLVVVDDSIVRGNTQRALVRMLREFGAAEVHVRISSPPVKWPCFYGIDFASRAELIANGISVDEICRSIGADSLAYVTLDQLVEATNIPKDNLCRACFDGIYPVALPEDDVIGKHLLEVQDQLPLEVIQ from the coding sequence GTGCCCCGCGGAGATGGACGCCTCACCCACGACCTCGATCCTCAGGACGCCGGACCCCAGGACGCCTGTGGCGTGTTCGGTGTCTGGGCCCCGGGCGAAGAGGTCGCCAAGCTGACCTACTTCGGTCTCTACGCGCTGCAGCACCGCGGCCAGGAGTCCGCCGGCATCGCGGTGAGCAACGGCCGCCAGATCCTGGTCTACAAGGACATGGGCCTGGTGTCCCAGGTCTTCGACGAGGCGACGCTCGAGTCGCTCAAGGGCGAGATCGCGATCGGCCACGCCCGCTACTCGACCACCGGATCGAGCGTCTGGCACAACGCGCAGCCGACGTTCCGACCCACCGCCGCCGGCTCGGTCGCGCTCGGCCACAACGGCAACCTGACCAACACCGCCGAGCTGGCCGACCTGCTCGCGGCGCGCGACGTCGAGTCGGGCCGCGGCTCCGGCAAGGGCGAGACCGCCACCTCCGACACAGCCGTCATGGCCTCGCTGCTCGCGTCCTACCCCGACCGCTCGGTCGAGGAGGCTGCGCTCGAGGTGCTGCCGCAGCTGCGCGGCGCCTTCTCGCTGGTCTTCATGGACGAGGGGACGCTCTACGCCGCCCGCGACCCCCAGGGCATCCGGCCGCTCGTGCTCGGCCGGCTCGACCGCGGCTGGGTCGTTGCCAGCGAGACGGCCGCGCTCGACATCGTCGGTGCCTCCTTCATCCGGGAGATCCAGCCCGGTGAGTTCATCGCGATCGACGAGAACGGCCTGCGCACCGAGCGCTTCGCCACGGCAGAGCCCAAGGGCTGCATCTTCGAGTACGTCTACCTCGCGCGTCCCGACACCACGATCGCCGACCAGCGGGTGTTCTCGGTGCGCGCCGAGATCGGCCGCCGCCTGGCCCGCGAGTTCCCGGTCGAGGCCGACCTGGTCATCCCCGTGCCCGAGTCGGGCACCCCGGCCGCGATCGGCTACGCCGAGGAGTCGGGCATTCCCTTCGGCCACGGCCTGGTCAAGAACTCGTACGTCGGACGCACGTTCATCCAGCCGTCGCAGACGCTGCGCCAGCTGGGCATCCGGCTCAAGCTCAACCCGCTGCGCGACGTCATCGCCGGCAAGCGGCTCGTCGTCGTCGACGACTCGATCGTGCGCGGCAACACCCAGCGCGCCCTCGTGCGGATGCTGCGCGAGTTCGGTGCCGCCGAGGTGCACGTGCGCATCTCGTCGCCGCCGGTCAAGTGGCCGTGCTTCTACGGCATCGACTTCGCCTCGCGCGCCGAGCTCATCGCCAACGGCATCTCGGTCGACGAGATCTGCCGCTCGATCGGTGCCGACTCGCTGGCGTACGTGACCCTCGACCAGCTCGTCGAGGCGACCAACATCCCCAAGGACAACCTGTGCCGGGCGTGCTTCGACGGCATCTACCCCGTGGCGCTCCCGGAGGACGACGTGATCGGCAAGCACCTCCTCGAGGTCCAGGACCAGCTGCCGCTCGAGGTCATCCAGTGA
- the purM gene encoding phosphoribosylformylglycinamidine cyclo-ligase codes for MTAPQAGTSYASAGVSIEEGDRAVELMKEWVDKARRPEVVGGIGGFAGLFDASALKSYRKPYLATSADGVGTKVQIAQRMDQHDTIGFDLVGMLVDDLVVCGAEPLFMTDYIACGKVVPERIADIVKGIAQACAESGTALLGGETAEHPGLLGVDEYDIAGSTTGVVEADELIGAELVRPGDVVIAMRSSGLHSNGFSLVRHVFFQTAGWELDREVPEFGTTLGEQLLTPTKLYTLPCLALVKQVEVHAMSHITGGGLAANLARVVPPTVSVRVDRSTWTPQPVFGLVGQLGSVSQADLDLALNMGVGMVALVAPDAADAALRLLAEHGIDAWIAGDVQAAGVHGDGGTVTLTGSHA; via the coding sequence GTGACCGCTCCGCAGGCCGGCACGTCGTACGCCTCGGCGGGCGTCTCTATCGAGGAGGGCGACCGCGCCGTCGAGCTCATGAAGGAGTGGGTCGACAAGGCCCGTCGCCCCGAGGTCGTGGGCGGCATCGGCGGCTTCGCCGGTCTCTTCGACGCCTCGGCGCTCAAGAGCTACCGCAAGCCCTACCTCGCCACGTCGGCCGACGGCGTCGGCACCAAGGTGCAGATCGCCCAGCGCATGGACCAGCACGACACGATCGGCTTCGACCTCGTCGGCATGCTGGTCGACGACCTCGTCGTCTGCGGTGCCGAGCCGCTGTTCATGACCGACTACATCGCCTGCGGCAAGGTCGTCCCCGAGCGCATCGCCGACATCGTCAAGGGCATCGCGCAGGCGTGCGCCGAGTCCGGCACGGCCCTGCTGGGCGGCGAGACCGCCGAGCACCCGGGTCTGCTGGGCGTCGACGAGTACGACATCGCCGGCTCCACGACGGGTGTCGTCGAGGCCGACGAGCTGATCGGTGCCGAGCTCGTGCGTCCCGGCGACGTCGTCATCGCGATGCGGTCGAGCGGTCTGCACTCCAACGGCTTCTCGCTCGTGCGTCACGTCTTCTTCCAGACAGCCGGCTGGGAGCTCGACCGCGAGGTGCCCGAGTTCGGCACGACGCTGGGCGAGCAGCTGCTCACGCCGACCAAGCTCTACACGCTGCCGTGTCTCGCGCTGGTCAAGCAGGTCGAGGTGCACGCGATGTCGCACATCACGGGAGGCGGCCTGGCGGCCAATCTCGCGCGCGTCGTCCCCCCGACCGTGTCGGTGCGCGTCGACCGCTCGACGTGGACGCCGCAGCCCGTCTTCGGGCTCGTCGGCCAGCTCGGGTCGGTGTCTCAGGCCGACCTCGACCTCGCGCTCAACATGGGCGTCGGCATGGTCGCGCTCGTCGCTCCCGACGCCGCCGACGCCGCGCTGCGGCTGCTGGCCGAGCACGGGATCGACGCCTGGATCGCCGGTGACGTGCAGGCGGCGGGCGTGCACGGCGACGGCGGCACCGTGACCCTGACAGGCTCGCACGCCTGA
- a CDS encoding DUF3073 domain-containing protein, which yields MGRGRAKAKQTKVARDLKYRTPDTDFNTLQRELHGESGEPIPEQYRDLAREDPAAS from the coding sequence ATGGGCCGCGGCCGTGCGAAAGCCAAACAGACCAAAGTTGCGCGCGACTTGAAGTACCGGACTCCGGACACAGACTTCAACACCCTGCAGCGAGAGCTCCACGGAGAATCGGGCGAGCCCATTCCCGAGCAGTACCGCGATCTCGCGCGAGAAGACCCAGCCGCGTCCTGA
- a CDS encoding ATP-binding protein, giving the protein MLAYALDEAAEGSTRAIEVIVGDDDSIAVRDDGRGTDTRRGDDGTWVVKPVMATPDLRFFDVPGSPQLPDGLPRSGMSVVAALSSWLVHTNVRAEGAWSARYVRGIPDGRPASLVPAGLPTGTTVSFVPDPQVFGSQVVDPEHLGVLLTSIDSTAMISLTTP; this is encoded by the coding sequence GTGCTGGCGTATGCCCTCGACGAGGCAGCGGAGGGCTCGACTCGTGCCATCGAGGTGATCGTCGGCGACGACGACTCCATCGCGGTGCGTGACGACGGACGCGGCACCGACACGCGGCGGGGTGACGACGGCACGTGGGTCGTGAAGCCCGTGATGGCGACGCCTGACCTTCGCTTCTTCGACGTGCCCGGGTCGCCGCAGCTGCCCGACGGCCTGCCGCGGTCGGGCATGTCGGTCGTGGCGGCGCTGAGCTCGTGGCTCGTGCACACCAACGTCCGCGCCGAGGGTGCGTGGTCGGCGCGCTACGTGCGGGGAATCCCTGACGGGCGGCCGGCGTCGCTCGTCCCTGCTGGCCTGCCGACCGGGACGACCGTCAGCTTCGTGCCCGACCCGCAGGTGTTCGGGTCGCAAGTTGTCGACCCCGAGCACCTGGGAGTGCTGCTCACGTCGATCGACTCGACCGCGATGATCTCCCTCACCACCCCGTAG